The segment GACCATACTAAAGGATTATTATTTTTCTCTTGGATTTCCCAATGTATATTGGTCAAAAGAAGATTATTTGCTGCTATTAGATAATATAAAAAGCAAAAATGAACAAGATTTAATCATGAATTATAGGAAAAAGAAGCAAACATAATGGAATCATACTTTTACTTTTAATATCCTGACTTTTTTTATCGTGAACATTTAAATAAAAAGCAGGAACATGTCTATGCTCTTTTTTACTAAGATGTGCGCCCTTAGAATTTGGGTAGTCACATAACGCAGAAAAATGGGGAGGCTTCCACATTGATGATAAAGGAAATATTTTCGAAACCGAAAAAAAAGAAATATGCGACAATCCCTTCTGAATCATCTAAAAACGATGTTCCTGAAGGTGTCATGACAAAATGCAGCAACTGTAAAAAAATTATGTATACAAAAGAATTGCAAAAAAATCTTAAAGTTTGTTTAAACTGTGGTTTTCATTTGCCAATGACAGGTTATGAGCGCTTAAGCTCTTTACTGGATGAAGATACATTCACAGAAATGAACCAAGACATGAAAACTGGAAATCCACTGAATTTTCCAGGCTATGAAGATAAGATTGCAGGCGATCAAAAGAAGACAAACATGAATGAAGCGGTCGTAACTGGAACAGGCGAAATAAACGGTATTAAAGTAGTAATCGCAGTAATGGATTCTTCTTTCCGCATGGGAAGTATGGGTTCCGTTGTTGGCGAGAAGATTACGTTAGCAATTGAAAAGGCTGATGAGCTTTCATTGCCATTTATTATTTTCACTGCTTCAGGCGGTGCAAGGATGCAAGAAGGTGTCCTTAGTTTGATGCAAATGGCTAAAACGAGTACAGCATTGAAGAAGTTCAGCGACAATGGTGGACTTTATATTACAGTGATGACACATCCGACTACAGGAGGAGTTTCCGCGAGTTTTGCTTCGTTAGGTGACTTTAACTTTGCTGAGCCTGGTGCGCTTATCGGATTTGCTGGAAGAAGAATTATTGAACAGACAATTGGAGAGAAGCTGCCGGAGGATTTCCAAACATCTGAATTTCTATTAAAGCATGGACAGCTCGATGCCGTCATACCGAGACTGGAAATGAAAGAAAAGCTCCAT is part of the Niallia taxi genome and harbors:
- the accD gene encoding acetyl-CoA carboxylase, carboxyltransferase subunit beta, with protein sequence MIKEIFSKPKKKKYATIPSESSKNDVPEGVMTKCSNCKKIMYTKELQKNLKVCLNCGFHLPMTGYERLSSLLDEDTFTEMNQDMKTGNPLNFPGYEDKIAGDQKKTNMNEAVVTGTGEINGIKVVIAVMDSSFRMGSMGSVVGEKITLAIEKADELSLPFIIFTASGGARMQEGVLSLMQMAKTSTALKKFSDNGGLYITVMTHPTTGGVSASFASLGDFNFAEPGALIGFAGRRIIEQTIGEKLPEDFQTSEFLLKHGQLDAVIPRLEMKEKLHLVLEMHQAGGDSEW